In one window of Phycisphaerales bacterium DNA:
- a CDS encoding DUF2071 domain-containing protein, whose amino-acid sequence MARPFLTARWQDLVIITWPVPEELLRARLPEGLELDRWQGRACVSLVAFDFRDCRVKGIAFPGLVNFPEVNLRFYVREAASGRRGVVFIREFVPSHVISLVARVVYNEPYRAVRMRSSVEFSGGRVKVEHALSLRPTPLRITAGASADTWVPPDDTAEHFFKEHSWGYGKNRRGRALVYEVRHPVWSIRRAVSVSIDGDLGQVYGPEWAFLNTEPPLNVLLAVGSAVEVFGHAGL is encoded by the coding sequence ATGGCGCGCCCCTTCCTCACCGCCCGCTGGCAGGACCTCGTGATCATCACGTGGCCCGTGCCGGAAGAACTGCTGCGGGCGCGTCTGCCCGAAGGTCTGGAGCTGGACCGCTGGCAGGGACGGGCGTGCGTCAGCCTGGTCGCCTTCGACTTCCGGGACTGCCGCGTGAAGGGGATCGCGTTCCCGGGGCTGGTGAACTTCCCCGAGGTCAACCTGCGGTTCTACGTGCGCGAGGCGGCGAGCGGCCGGCGCGGCGTGGTGTTCATCCGCGAGTTCGTGCCCAGCCACGTCATATCACTGGTCGCGCGCGTGGTGTACAACGAGCCCTACCGGGCGGTGCGGATGCGCAGCAGCGTGGAGTTCAGCGGTGGTCGAGTGAAGGTTGAGCACGCCCTGTCGCTGCGTCCCACACCGCTGCGGATCACTGCGGGCGCCAGCGCCGATACATGGGTCCCACCCGACGACACCGCCGAGCACTTTTTCAAGGAGCACAGCTGGGGCTACGGCAAGAACCGGCGCGGGCGGGCGCTCGTGTACGAAGTGCGGCACCCGGTCTGGAGCATCCGGCGCGCGGTGTCGGTGTCGATCGACGGCGACCTCGGGCAGGTGTACGGCCCCGAGTGGGCGTTCCTCAACACCGAGCCGCCACTGAACGTGCTGCTCGCGGTCGGATCGGCCGTCGAGGTCTTCGGCCACGCTGGCTTATAA